A section of the Phaseolus vulgaris cultivar G19833 chromosome 8, P. vulgaris v2.0, whole genome shotgun sequence genome encodes:
- the LOC137825240 gene encoding lysine-rich arabinogalactan protein 19-like, whose amino-acid sequence MSGKDSRKALLELAKLRGAKGTDSSSSTTDPIAAPPLSVAPAEGPKPGRKRRKLVKAFPSSAAVAAPAPSTEEESSGSPLIHRKRTLPAVGGASSLQPGEIEVVEIEEGSPSPLSIQPAPVPTCSLSPKQLPSPTPRSPSPPPAGQPLGQSTPPAGGDSARSGDLPGPLVSPPPLPTSVATAEGGGTSSRPSGSGTSNENFSRVIALVTLSAKG is encoded by the coding sequence ATGTCAGGGAAGGATAGCAGGAAAGCTTTGTTGGAGCTTGCCAAACTCCGGGGGGCCAAAGGGACTGactcctcttcttccaccaccgatcctattgcagcccctcctctctcggtcgcgccagctgaaggccccaagccaggaaggaaaagaaggaagctggtgaaggcctttccttcatctgctgctgTTGCTGCTCCTGCTccctcaaccgaagaggagagctctggctctcctctcaTACACCGCAAGAGGACACTTCCAGCGGTTGGGGGGGCTTCATCTCTTCAGCCTGGGGAGATTGAGGTAGTGGagatagaggaaggttcaccctcGCCCCTCTCTATTCAACCTGCCCCAGTGCCAACATGCTCTCTCTCCCCCAAACAACTGCCATCCCCAACTCCTCGATCGCCATCTcctcccccagcaggccaaccACTTGGTCAATCCACTCCACCTGCTGGGGGTGATTCTGCTCGCTCGGGGGATCTCCCGGGACCTCTCGTGTCGccaccaccactgccaaccTCCGTTGCTACCGCTGAAGGTGGTGGGACCAGCTCTCGACCAAGCGGCTCTGGAACAAGTAATGAGAACTTCAGCCGAGTCATTGCTCTGGttactttatcagccaaaggttga